Proteins encoded in a region of the Tachyglossus aculeatus isolate mTacAcu1 chromosome 25, mTacAcu1.pri, whole genome shotgun sequence genome:
- the B4GALT6 gene encoding beta-1,4-galactosyltransferase 6 isoform X2 translates to MLQKQRLEFAFYVIEQTGTQPFNRAMLFNVGFKEAMKDLAWDCVIFHDVDHLPENDRNYYGCGEMPRHFAAKLDKYMYILPYNEFFGGVSGLTVEQFRKINGFPNAFWGWGGEDDDLWNRVHYAGYNVTRPEGDLGKYKSIPHHHRGEVQFLGRYKLLRYSRERQYIDGLNNLIYTPKILVTRLFKNITVNLMPELAPVQDY, encoded by the exons ATGCTACAGAAACAGCGATTGGAATTTGCTTTTTATGTCATTGAACAG ACTGGTACACAACCTTTTAACCGTGCCATGCTCTTTAATGTTGGCTTTAAAGAAGCCATGAAAGATCTGGCCTGGGACTGTGTAATTTTTCACGACGTGGATCACTTACCAGAGAATGACCGGAATTATTATGGTTGTGGAGAAATGCCCCGCCATTTTGCAGCAAAGCTGGACAAATACATGTATAT TCTGCCCTACAATGAGTTTTTTGGTGGTGTGAGTGGACTGACGGTGGAACAGTTCAGAAAGATTAATGGATTTCCTAATGCcttctggggctggggaggcgAAGACGACGATCTCTGGAATAG AGTTCACTATGCTGGATATAATGTAACAAGACCAGAGGGAGATCTAGGAAAATACAAGTCCATTCCTCACCATCACAGAGGGGAGGTCCAATTTTTAGGCAG GTATAAGTTGCTGCGATATTCAAGAGAGCGTCAATACATAGATGGTTTGAACAATTTAATCTATACTCCTAAAATACTGGTAACTAGGTTGTTTAAAAATATAACTGTAAATCTCATGCCAGAACTTGCCCCTGTTCAAGACTATTGA